The proteins below are encoded in one region of Lagenorhynchus albirostris chromosome 7, mLagAlb1.1, whole genome shotgun sequence:
- the LOC132523457 gene encoding LOW QUALITY PROTEIN: protein Abitram-like (The sequence of the model RefSeq protein was modified relative to this genomic sequence to represent the inferred CDS: substituted 1 base at 1 genomic stop codon), which translates to MATEPETTVAASAAEPAVPSLVDRYFTRWYKADVKGKPCEDHCILQHCNXICVITLAGSHPVRQSGKAIKSISYQISTNCSRLQNKVSGKFKRGAQFLTELAPLCKIYCSDGEEYTISSCVRGRLMEVNENILHEPSILQEKPSTEGYIAVVLPKSEESKSITEGLLTQKQYEEVVVKRISATTATS; encoded by the exons ATGGCTACCGAGCCCGAGACCACTGTGGCCGCCTCAGCTGCGGAGCCCGCGGTGCCGTCGCTTGTGGATCGTTACTTCACTCGCTGGTACAAAGCGG ATGTCAAAGGAAAACCCTGTGAGGACCACTGTATACTCCAACACTGTAACTG AATATGTGTCATCACACTGGCAGGATCCCATCCAGTTCGTCAAAGTGGAAAAGCAATTAAAAGCATTTCCTATCAAATCAGTACCAACTGTAGCAGACTTCAGAACAAAGTCTCTGGGAAATTTAAGCGG GGGGCACAGTTTCTAACAGAACTTGCACCTCTGTGTAAGATTTACTGCTCTGATGGAGAAGAATACACCATATCTAG ctgTGTTAGAGGACGGTTGATGGAAGTGAATGAAAACATTCTCCATGAGCCATCTATTCTTCAAGAGAAG CCATCCACCGAAGGATACATTGCAGTTGTGTTGCCCAAGTCTGAAGAAAGTAAAAGCATAACAGAAGGgttactgacacaaaaacagtaTGAAGAAGTCGTGGTAAAACGCATCAGTGCCACAACAGCGACCTCATGA